TAAATTAGAAAAAACAACCATAGAGGAGTGGTTAGGCGTTTGGTCGTTGagcgggaggtcaagggttcgagccggGTTGGGGCATTATTTTTGAAAGCCTATTCTATTGAGGTAGCACTTTCAttgatatcattatttttattattattattattattattattattattattattattattattattattattattatcattattatttttactattattatccttagtattagtattattattagtaaaatcattattttatagttattgttatcagtagtattattataattatagttattaatataaatattagtattattatattagtaaaatcattatttttatagttattattattagtattaagagttattatccaaaaattataatttttattgtaaaaataatacaactttttattttattatcattattgttaaaattatcatttttactaaaactatatttttattaaaaataagattatttataaaattatcattttattattgtttgaattgacattattgttatcattattattatcattataaagagattacagctttttatttattagtagtaatattattttgccaaataacaattagtacataacagtatatttaaaacatataacatataatttattaaaataacaagtatatcactaataatataaattcgttcgattacaatcatatgtgttaatatatataaatgatataggttcatgaatccgaggccaaccctgcattgttcagtttgtctaatgtcgtcatatgtatttttactacaaaatacattaggtgagtttcatttgctcccttttactctttatatttttgggctgagaatgcatgcgctgcttttataactgttttacgaaatagacacgagtaaatgaaactacattctatggctggattataaaaccgaatatgcccctttttagtctggtaatctaagaattagggaatagacaccctaattgacgcgaatcctaaagatagatctatcgggcccaacaagccccattcaaagtaccggatgctttagtacttcgaaatttatatcatgtccgaaggaggatcccggaatgatggggatattcttatatgcatattgtgaatgtcggttaccaggtgttcaatccatatgaatgatatttttgtctctatgcacggaacgtatgtttatgagaaatggaagtatgaaatcttgtggtctattaaaattatgaaatgattatttatgttaaactaatgaactcaccaaccttttggttgacactttaaagcatgtttattctcaggtacgaaagaaatcttccgctgtgcatttgatcattttaaagatattacttggagtcattcatgacatatttcaaaagacgttgcattcgagtcgttgagtttatcaagatcattattaattcaattatagttggatatattatgaaatggtatgtatgtctgtcaactttagatgtaataaaagattgtcttttcaaaacgaattcaatgtttgtaaaatgtatcatatagaggtcaagtacctcgcgatgtaatcaactgttgtgaatcgtttataatcgatatggacttcgtccggatggattaggacgggtctctacagattATCTCACTGAACTGTCTGGAGAGTTGGAGGAGATTAACGAGTGAACCGCACTAAAACCTGAACATGGcgaaacttgggatttatttactgatggagCTTCGTGTACAGAAGGTGCAGGTGCGTGTTTAGTTTTGGCAAGTTCAAGCGGTGAGGAGCATACTTAtgctctgcggtttaattttgacgtgacaaacaatgaggcagagtatgaggcattgctcgcaggcttaaatattgcgcgaaaaatgaatattgttaagttgcgtgcatttacggattcgcagctagtagcgaatcagtttagcgGAACTTTTGAAGCACATGATCCTTCTATGCAGAAGTACTTGCAGTTATTAAAGGAAACTGTAGCGCGTTTTGAACATTTTAAACTCGCGCAATTGCCAAGAAGTCAAAACAAGAAAGCGGATGCTTTAAGCAAATTAGCCGCTTTAACTTTTTCTCATTTTCAAAAGCAAGCATGGGTTGAAGAATTTCCAAGTAAGTCGATAGACCGTGACTTGATGGTTGCATCTGTTATAGAAGAAcatactgtgaagacccgtcctaatccatccggacgaagtccatatcgattataaacaatccacaacagttgattacattgagaggtacttgacctctatatgatacattttacaaacattgcattcgtttttgaaaagacaatctttcattacatcgaaagttggcggtatgcataccatttcataatatatctatctataactgacttaataataatcttgatgaactcaatgactcgaatgcaacgtcttttgaaatatgccattaatgactccaagtaatgtccctaaaatgagcaaatgcacagcggaagatttctttcgtacctgagaataaacatgctttaaagtgtcaaccaaaaggttggtgagttcattagtttaacataaataattatttcataattttaatagaccacaagatttcatatttccatttctcataaacatacgtcccatgcatagagacaaaatatcattcgtatggattgaacacctggtaaccgacattcacaatatgcatataagaatatccccatcattccgggatcctccttcggacatgatataaatttcgaagtactaaagcatccggtactttggatggggcttgttgggcccgatagatctatctttagagttcgcgtcaattagggtgtctgttccataattcttagattaccagacttaataaaaaggggcatattcggtttaataatccagccatagaatgtagtttttagtacttgtgtctatttcgtaaaacagttataaaagcagcgcatgtattctcagtcccaaaatatatattgcgaaagcatttaaaaagggatcagtgaaactcaccatactgtattttgtaataaaaatacatttgactatactgaacaatgcagggttggcctcaaatttacgaacctatatcatttgtatatttactaatacacataatcgtaatcgaacaaatttatttattatatcgtacattatatatttgatatattttgtttgtgtatatattcaatatgattaatatctatatagttatattaatatatttatatacattattgtttagtgttatattaaaacttaatagtttgttatatgtacgaATTTAAATAAATAACTTTAGTAAGTTTGATTtgtatagttatgtgaaatattagtaattatagtatatgtaataagtatattttatgtacaaattatttatctgtttaaaatgatagtttttgataataataatgatatactaataataaatatgataactttattaataataatactactaattagtaatttacttaaattataattttatacatagtttttaaatctatacatttatatatattcttataatcttaatgatattatctttaaaacttttattgccATAACTGTAATActattattaaaacctttatattCCTAATCATAATGATCATAATCTTTGTGTTAAATTTTTATACTAATGCCTATAGCTTCTTATAACACtaatttgtaactataatcataattttTACATGCATTCGAATAATTATAACTAGTTTCTAAAATCTTTAGTATATCagcttttattatatatttttgttattaacatttttaatattctaaaaatcataataataatactaacaataataatacagtaataataatactaataataagtatgatgttaataatgaaaatactaataatttacaaataataatactagtaataataatggtaatgatatatcttgtattaatgttaataataataataattctaatactttatgataataacaaaaattacaataatgataagtgtagtaatgataataataacaataatcatagtaacaatacaagtaataataataataataataataataataataataataataataataataataataataataataataataataataataataataataataataataataataataataataataataataataaaagaaaagagaACTACCTCTAAAAGCTCAAAAAGAATTAATAATCTGCCCAAGTCGAGTCTCGAACTCAAGACCCCTCGAATACTCATCACTCACCTAAACCATCTAGGCTGTGCCCATTTTCTGTTATAATACTAATCTTAACTAAATATAATCCGAAATTCTGTTTCTCccattttcttcttcatcttcttcaagtgTTGATTCAATCAGTGAAATCAAACAAAGCAATTAATTATAGAATTTCCTTGTTATTCGATATTGAAACATAATTAATCTTTTCAAGATGGTTGTATCAATTagcgaagaaaaaaaataaaataaaaacagaaaatgcaGCTACCTGCTGTTAcgcagcttttaaaaaaaaaattgattttaaaaTCTAGAACATTTTAGGCTATGAATAAAACATGAAATAGTTTTCAAATCATTTATTATAACTACTGGAAACATTAATTTAACTCGAATCATCTCAGAAAATTCGAATTCGATTGATGAATATTTGTTGACTTTGAAAACCCAAATCTTTGACTTCGGAAATTCTTGATGAATATAGAGAATTAAGATCTATAATTTTGCATATAGATTAAACACGTGATTTCCAATCGAACTGCATTGATACATTTTTTAAAATTGAATCGATTCTGAGACTTGGCTAAAAAGTTGAAGGTATAGAGTACCTGCGTCTGTTTTAAAAAAATTCATGTATAATTCATACAGATTACAGTTTAAAAGTAATTGTTATTGATAGTgattaagaaaaaaaaattgaatcaTTCTTGTCTGATAATATTAATCAAATGATTGTTACATATTCAATTTTATCGATAAGCATGGTTCAATTATGCAGAggagaataaaaaaaaatatgtataaagCAGATGGAGACCTACAACTGATTTTGGTTGTATCATATGCTTCAATTACGCTGGTACCAATCTAACACAGTATAGATTGAGATATATAACTTTATTTGATTCCCAAAACAAATCGTACatatcctttttatatttatataattattattaattgataataatataaatataaatacaaataataataatataataatattaattataataaaaatattaaaagtaataataataagaataataagtcacaattataataattttggtgtatttgataaaaataaatttgtactacttttataataataataataataatgaataataaattgtaTTGTAATAACTATAACAAGAATTATAATAATTTTTGACAATTTTAGTAATAAAGTTGATaccaataatgttattaataataattgtaattattttaaATGTTAAAAATATGTAAGTTGTATTATGATGATAGTAACCCTAATTGTATAAATTCTATGATTTCTAGTAATACTGattatactagtaatattaataataatattagtgatgataataataattactaatggtAATAttgatatctaataataatattaatattaatcctaatatataaaattacaattttaccactagttataataacaataataataatataacatatcaaatgtatctaatttttatattataatttttaataataatagcactaatattaaataataatgtatataataataatactacaattagGATTAACTTGTAGTTACATATAGTGTATTATCTTTTATCATATCATATctaccaattatataatttattgaatctttaatatttgtatattacattatatataatattacatatgtatagaacttatttatacatatatttttatatttatttacaaacaatagttcgtgaatcgtcgggcacagttaaagggtaattgattacatgaatatagatttcaagactttcgagactcaacattatggattttgcttatcgggtcggaaccatataaagattaaagtttaaatttgatcggaaatttccgggtcactatacAGACAAACTGGATGGAGCCAATCCTACAATATCTCCGCAGTAATATTCTGCCAGAGGATAGTCGCGGAGCTCGTTTAGTGCGAGAGCGAGCGCCAATGTATATCATTcaagatgatatcttatatcgcaaatcatacTGCGGACCAATGATGCGATGTGTTGGCCCAATCGAGGCAGCAATGATTGTTGAAGAAGtacataatggtacttgtgcactgcattctggttacaaaactatcgcagcaaaaattatgcggatgggatacttttggccatccctataccgcgatgtagcTAAAATTGTaaaacgctgtaaaagttgccaacGACGTGCTCCACAAAATCGAATGCCGCGACATGACATGATCCCCGTTAATTCGCCGTGGCCAtttaataaatgggctattgacattgtaggcCCATTTCCTGCAGGGCCCGGCAATGTTAAATTTCTCATCGTTGCAATCGATTATtttaccaaatgggttgaagctaaggcggttcgcactattactggtgtgcaagtgcgaaattttgtttgggaatacattgtttgcaggtttggtattccgcgagaattggttagcgataacggtgcacaaatagcgaaagatccattCAAGACATGGTGCGCTGATCTAAATATAATACAAAAGTTTACGTCAGTGGCGCACCCGCAAACCAATGGACTGTGCGAAGCAACCAACCACGATATTGTCAGCGGTATTAAAAAAAGGTTATGTgaaaggcgaactggttgggtagatgaattacccaatgtgttatgggcagatcgcactactttcaaaaagagtacaggcgaaacaccttttagtttggtgtatgattctgaggcagtaatccccgcagaaattctggtaccaacgcatcGAATTGCTAACTTTGATGACGAAGCAAATGATGATGCGTTGAGCAAAAATCTAAATTTCATAGAAGAGCTGAGATTAATGGCGgctatcagagaagcgaataataaacagcaaatcgctaaatattataataaaagagtaCGTGCTTTattgatgcgggtgagctgggcaatgtaaccagcaacacagccagcacgagctcaaaagatgttacacccgaatcaggccaagcaatggtcgtgttgccatctatttcgtaCCATCTAAGtatttttggagctggttcaagatgATCAGGGGTGACcttacttcagtccttaaactgaagtagttatgttttaatgaataaagtttttgatagttgaaggcaagccagtaattaagaagaaccagctagccggaccagcaaatgagcttagtttagtcagtaaagctttaattcactcagccgggtaaccagcaaatcgagCCTGCAAAGTTATACTTAGACAAACCAGCTAGTCTAACCAGCTGAAGAATTTTAAGCTCAACCAGCACATGAAGcttagttcaaccagcaggcgaTGCTATTTTCTTTCTAAAGGGCCAGCTTGCTGATGCGATTCAAAGTTTACTTAGCATTTCAATAAatcggtcaggtcatgtgcttaataCGTGCACgactgttctagaagaatgttagctgtccaaggaagattctcatctatcattggatgctttttatcatggaaggagcactaacaaatggcagacttttgcagattgtgtcctttattcttattggctaatttgtaattgcttgtcctttttttttgtctccatttcctttttatgttttttgtcttatctagaaaatagctgttaagcttctcctataaatagagagctcttgtaattgtaaaaggcagttgatgattgaatgaaaagtttgatagagcttatctatttacaaaattctCTGTGTCTTttcgaatctttgattccggtggctaagagtggtttctttatcagtgtttgtggtgttactttatcaaacattgtggtgaaatccaaatcttcatatccgatattatagttgtggtggaatctttatcagctgtaattgaagacttggagtgtttctagatctctaattgtggtggtatctttatcaattaagggtttagattctctatcctttgtgttcttatttcagagttttatactctgttttgggctgttactgttacaaattgggTCTTTGTGTTCGGATCAGTtaggtgaagaaagcttgttctaaattgcgtttttaaagtcataatcacgcatcaaagtggtatcagagcttaggttgttcaaatagaagctttcttatcatttttattgttgtttAAGTTCATACTCTGTTTTAGAGCTGTTAAGCTTTATTTCAGATCTGGGTTTCTATTTGTTGCTAAAGGTCTATTTTAGATCTGATATTTGAAATGGCTGATATTCCAAGTaatatgactcttgaagaagctcataatcttagaagagatagagctattgaagctctacaacatcagatggaaagaatggttaacttgttggaagatggtgttccaagaagaagtagaattagatctgaaaatggagatacaactattgtgtcttctagtactgaatctgaggatggtagccaatctactgatggatctcatgcttcttcacaaagaagaagaaggcataggaaaaaagctgatgatttgaaagatatcaagatagatccacctgattttgaagggtcctctaatcctgaagattactttgaattggttcaggccatggatagaattatggaggttaaaggctaCGATGATAAAAAGGCCTTTAAATTTGCTGTAATCAAATTaaagaagtatgcttcaatgtggtatgataatctaaagaaagaaaggcaatatgaagggaagaaaacaatcaaaacctggtccaagttaaaagagtgtatgcaaaagaggtttgttcctcaagcttacaagCCAGAGCTGTATATCCAGATGAATACACTCAAGTAAGGCAGCAAgaatgttgttgattacatcagagagtttgagcagctcaagattcgtacaaatgttaaagaagctgaagaacacactatagaaagattcgttggaggcttaaatgcttctattgctgatcaagttgaaatgcagcctctatggacttttgagagtgcttgcaatctggctattcaagtagagaaacaagcaaagaagaaaattaattttaagtcttattccaagtcagctgtgctgcctatgaagggtcaatcatctatgctgcctaggcataacgaggcagcatccaaagtatctaaaggcaaagagcaggttgtagctggtcctaaagatgatagatggaaatgcttcaagtgccatggatttggacattttcaagctcaatgtcctaaccagcgtgctcttacattaaaggagattgaagatctggaagggggttttgaaactaaaccagcatatgatgagtctgatagtgaagagtttgttgctgctgatattggagagtttttagtggttcgaagagtaatgcactcagctgagactattgaagataagagtcagcgtgaaaacatctttcattcaaggTGCACAGCCAAGGACAAAGTGTGCAGCCTGATTGTTGTTGGAGGCAGCTGTGCAGACGCAGCAtctgctcacatggtggaaaagcttgagctggttacaaagaagcatcctcatccatACAAAATTCAATGGCTTAACTAAGGCAGCGAGGTAAAGGTTACTCgccaagttactgttccattttcAATTGGTACTGTTTATTAGGATGAGATTACTTGTGATGTTATTActatggatgcttgtcatttgctgcttggtagaccttggttatttgataagtatgtctatcataatggacaccaaaatacttattcaatgtatgtaaatggaaagaagatcaccctcacttcgttaaagcctagtgaaatacctaAAGCTGATCCTACTGTTAAGAATGATAAAGCTTTGtttatgactcaagctgaagttgatactgagttaaagggtggtgctggtgcttatttattgctgatggttgaaagtgatgagtTGAACCAGCATGATGAAATACCAGCTAGGGTAAAGCCATTTTTATTTGAATTTGCTGATGTGTTTCCTACTAAGTTACCTACTGGTTTGCCACCAATCAggggtattgaacatcaaattgatcttgtacctggatcTGTTCTTCCTAACAAGGCAGCTTATCGATGTTCCCCTCATGAAGCAAAAGAATTAGAAAAGCAAGTTAATGAGTTGGTTGCCAAGGGATATGTTATaaccagcatgagtccttgttcagtaccagcttttctggttccaaagaaagatggttctatgagaatgtgtgtagacagtagagctattaacaacatcaccatcaagtataggcatcccatacctagattagatgatatgTTAGGTGAGCTGCATGTTTCTTGTGTATTCTCCAAAGTCgatcttagaagtgggtatcatcagattcgaatgaaagaaggagatgaatggaagacagctttcaagatcaaaggtggtttattcgagtggttggttatgccttttgggttgtctaatgcacccagaacattcatgagacttatgaatgaagtgctcaggccacttattggtcagtttgtggttgtttactttgatgacatcctagtgtactcaaaaactaaagaagaacacttggataatctgaggaaagtatttgagctgttaaggcagaatcagttatatgcaaagctagagaagtgtgatttctttgtcagcaaagtagtgtttcttgggtatgtggtttctgaagaaggcatttcaatggatctatctaaggtggaagcaatcagatcatggcctagtccttcttccatcactgaagtcagaagttttcatggtttagcttcattttataggagatttatcaaagacttctccacaattgttgctccaattactgattgtTTGAAGAAAGAGGTATTTGAATGGTCCAGTTCTGCACAATCAGCATTTGAATCATTGAAAAAGAAGCTAAGTTCAGCACCTATACTTGCTTTGCCTAATTTTGATATGCtgtttgaacttgaatgtgatgcaagtggtgttggcattggagCTGTGCTAGTGCAAGGAAAAAGAGCAGTAGCTTATTTAAGTGAAAAGCTAAATGGGTCAAAGCTGaattatagcacttatgataaagagttttatgccatcattcgagctgttgatcattggtcacattatttgaagccaaggcaGTTTTTTCTCTTTTCTAATCATGAAGCATTAAATTACATTAATGGGCAGCACAAATTAAATCCAAGGCATAcaaaatgggttgaattcttgcagatgtactcctttgtgtctaaacacaaggctggtacctctaatgttgttgctgatgctctttcaagaagatattctttgttatcaattctgga
The window above is part of the Rutidosis leptorrhynchoides isolate AG116_Rl617_1_P2 chromosome 1, CSIRO_AGI_Rlap_v1, whole genome shotgun sequence genome. Proteins encoded here:
- the LOC139898965 gene encoding uncharacterized protein, encoding MAKLGIYLLMELRVQKVQLVANQFSGTFEAHDPSMQKYLQLLKETVARFEHFKLAQLPRSQNKKADALSKLAALTFSHFQKQAWVEEFPSKSIDRDLMVASVIEEHTGGAGAYLLLMVESDELNQHDEIPARVKPFLFEFADVFPTKLPTGLPPIRGIEHQIDLVPGSVLPNKAAYRCSPHEAKELEKQVNELVAKGYVITSMSPCSVPAFLVPKKDGSMRMCVDSRAINNITIKYRHPIPRLDDMLGELHVSCVFSKVDLRSGYHQIRMKEGDEWKTAFKIKGGLFEWLVMPFGLSNAPRTFMRLMNEVLRPLIVFLGYVVSEEGISMDLSKVEAIRSWPTLNYINGQHKLNPRHTKWVEFLQMYSFVSKHKAGTSNVVADALSRRYSLLSILEARVLGFSFVKELYEADQDFAPILNCSPAESKRDYVEQDGFLFKGSRLCIPKDSIRELLIREAHGGGLAGHFGINKTLEILSEHFYWPCMDKDVKADTPLEPKASVDAVAKAKEIKKLYEQVLAKIEKTNQQYKAKANQHRKQPTFIPGDLVWIHLRKERFPAKRKNKLMPRAEGPFKVLGKVGDNAYKVELPGDTAMSSTFNVGDLMPYLKDDNLENLRSRSYKLADMEGRTLPIAWHAVLLKRYYA